In the bacterium genome, CGCGATGGAGTTCCTCGACGGAACGACCCTCGACCGCTACACGAAGTCGGGGCACCTGCTGCCGCCGCCGAAGGTCCTCGAGATCGGCGTGCAGGCGGCGCTGGCGCTCGACGAGGCGCACAGGCGCGGGATCGTCCACCGCGACATCAAGCCGGCCAACTTGGTCCTGCTGTCGGACGGCGGCCTCAAGGTCGCCGACTTCGGTCTCGCCAAGGGGCCGGAGAGCGGCCTCACCGCGCGCGACACGATCCTCGGCACGCCGAACTACATGTCGCCGGAGCAGATCGCCGGGCGCGACCTCGACGGCCGCACCGATCTCTTCTCCCTCGCCGTCTCGCTCTTCGAGCTGCTGGCCGGACGGCGGCCGTTCGGCGGCGACACCGTTTCCTCGGTCCTCTACCGGATCGTCAACGACCCGGCCGAGCGTCTCGCCGCGGCGAACCCGGAGATGCCCGCCGCGCTCGACGCGCTGCTCGACCGCGCCCTCGCCAAGGATCCGGAGAAGCGTCCGGCCACCGGCGGGGACTTCGCGCGGGAGCTGGCCGCGATCCTCGAGACGATGGGCGGCGTCCCCGCGCACCTGCGGCTTCCGCCGCCGGGAGAGCCGGGTAACGGCGCGCCGGCGCGGACGAAGCTCGGCGAGCCGCCGGCCGGATCGCCGCCGGCGCACGGCAGGAAGATCTACGTCGCGGTCGGCGCGGCGCTGTTGGCCGCGATCGTCTGGACCGCGCCGGTCTGGGGCGGTTTCGATCCGCTGGGCGGCGCGCGGAAGCCGGTCGAACACGGCCTCTCGTCGCTCCTCGGCCCGGTGGGGCGCGCGCTCTGCGTGACGCCCTCCGAGCGGACCGTGATCGTCGAGACCGATCCGCCGAACCTCGAACTGTCGGTTTCCGGCGTCGGAGCGCGCGTCGCCGGGCCGGGGAAGATCGTCGTCGCCGCCGACGCGAAAGGGCCGATCGCCGTCAAGGCGGGGGACGACTGCCGCGCCGCCGAGGCGTCGATCGATCCGGAGCGGCCGCCGGAGCGGATCCGCTTGGCCGCGGCCCCGCGCCGGATTTCCGCGCGCGTCGGCAGCGAACCGGCGGGCGCCGCGGTGTCGGTCAACGGCGAGCCCCAAGGCGGGGCGACGCCGCTGGAACTGACGCTGCCGGCCTGCCAGGCGAACACCGTCGAGCTGACCGCCCCGGGGCGTTCGCGCGTCGAGGTCCAGCTCGGCTCGAAGGAACCGGCCGACGCGTGGCGGCTCAAGCTCGCCGCGGTCAAGCTCCCCGCCGCTCCCGCCGGAGCGGGGGCGGGGGAGGAGCGGCCGGCGACCGGGCGGGCCGCGATCCCGGCGCCGCCGGGCTACCGCGCCGACGTGCTGCTTCGCGGCAAGAAGGTCGGCGAGGCGGGACGGCCGCTGACCCTGCCCGCGGGGAAGCAGACCCTCGCCCTCGTCAACGACGAGATCCTGCTGCGGCGCGAGGTTTCGATCGACGTGCCGGCCGGCGGCTCGGCCAAGGCGGACGTCGATTGGCCGCGCCTCGGCGCGCTGACGATCCGCTCCGCGCCGCCGGGCGCCAAGGTCTTCGCCGTTCCCGCCGGCGGCGGCGCGCCGATCGAAATGGGCGCGACGCCGATCAACCAGGCGCCGGTCGTCTCCGGGGCGTACGAGATCACGCTCGAGCACCCGACGACCGGGAAGCGGGTCACGCGCGGCGAGACGGTCCGGCCGGACGCGACGACGACC is a window encoding:
- a CDS encoding protein kinase is translated as MAAEGEVRTFGRYEVLRPLGRGAVGEVFLARDPALGREVAVKTLAGLDALPEGEREEARVRFLREARAAAGLSHPHIVTIHDVGEADGVPFIAMEFLDGTTLDRYTKSGHLLPPPKVLEIGVQAALALDEAHRRGIVHRDIKPANLVLLSDGGLKVADFGLAKGPESGLTARDTILGTPNYMSPEQIAGRDLDGRTDLFSLAVSLFELLAGRRPFGGDTVSSVLYRIVNDPAERLAAANPEMPAALDALLDRALAKDPEKRPATGGDFARELAAILETMGGVPAHLRLPPPGEPGNGAPARTKLGEPPAGSPPAHGRKIYVAVGAALLAAIVWTAPVWGGFDPLGGARKPVEHGLSSLLGPVGRALCVTPSERTVIVETDPPNLELSVSGVGARVAGPGKIVVAADAKGPIAVKAGDDCRAAEASIDPERPPERIRLAAAPRRISARVGSEPAGAAVSVNGEPQGGATPLELTLPACQANTVELTAPGRSRVEVQLGSKEPADAWRLKLAAVKLPAAPAGAGAGEERPATGRAAIPAPPGYRADVLLRGKKVGEAGRPLTLPAGKQTLALVNDEILLRREVSIDVPAGGSAKADVDWPRLGALTIRSAPPGAKVFAVPAGGGAPIEMGATPINQAPVVSGAYEITLEHPTTGKRVTRGETVRPDATTTLKIAQEDWR